From the Spiroplasma sp. BIUS-1 genome, one window contains:
- the mtnN gene encoding 5'-methylthioadenosine/S-adenosylhomocysteine nucleosidase, with protein MKNYAILFAMKEEAEALIEELDAKLLEDEFFEIYQKDNIYIAISKVGLINATSCFVYVNQNYKIDIFINAGLVGTFSSELALLEPVVVENSYLGNANATGFGYKLGQIPGMKEFYTSDKELLNSFKGFKRVDICSSDTFINSNEQIDQIVKVLSDSIKVFDMECFGFYQAAHIFKRPLIALKVISDHIDNGSNEIQFNQILSQGSVKISEILLEIIK; from the coding sequence ATGAAAAATTATGCAATTTTATTTGCTATGAAAGAAGAAGCTGAAGCGTTAATTGAAGAATTAGATGCAAAGCTTTTAGAAGATGAATTTTTTGAAATTTATCAAAAAGATAATATTTATATTGCAATATCAAAAGTTGGTTTAATAAATGCAACATCTTGTTTTGTTTATGTAAATCAAAATTACAAAATAGATATATTTATAAATGCTGGACTTGTAGGAACATTTTCATCAGAACTGGCTTTACTAGAACCAGTTGTTGTTGAAAACTCTTATTTAGGAAATGCAAATGCAACAGGGTTTGGTTACAAATTAGGACAAATTCCTGGTATGAAAGAGTTCTATACTTCAGACAAAGAACTTTTAAATTCATTTAAAGGATTTAAAAGAGTAGATATTTGTTCAAGTGATACTTTCATAAATAGCAACGAACAAATTGATCAAATAGTTAAAGTTTTAAGTGATTCAATTAAAGTATTTGATATGGAATGTTTTGGTTTTTACCAAGCAGCACATATCTTTAAAAGACCACTTATTGCTTTAAAAGTAATAAGCGATCACATTGATAATGGAAGCAATGAAATACAATTTAACCAAATATTAAGTCAAGGTAGTGTTAAAATTAGTGAAATATTATTAGAAATTATTAAGTAA
- a CDS encoding nicotinate-nucleotide adenylyltransferase produces the protein MKRIALFGGSFDPVHTDHINIVKSCKENLNFDEVWIIPAYVNPFKTLSTTSVTQRLEMLKLASKDLDFVKIETYEISKQTSSFTYDTVKYYKAKYPDLQFSFIMGSDQLDNFEKWDHFNDLIKEIDFKVFLRTKDFNKEIVEKYNLETFEFENNHLSSTKIRKLEDLHLQIKEVNDYVNNNLMYLHERVEVKMDEKRYFHSLNVGQMAMELARLNNVDLNKALVAGTLHDIAKRWSEEDMEKCLEENDKSLLKEPKPVWHSFVGAYHLEKDWLFSDKEIINSVYNHTVGSREMTTLDMIVFCADKISAERDYEGVENLRSLVKSDLITGFKELLKNQYEVAIQKHSENSIGAKLIESYNYWIKGEN, from the coding sequence ATGAAAAGAATTGCTTTGTTTGGAGGAAGTTTTGATCCTGTTCACACAGATCATATAAATATTGTTAAAAGCTGTAAAGAAAACTTAAACTTTGATGAAGTTTGAATAATTCCAGCATATGTTAATCCTTTTAAAACACTTTCAACTACAAGTGTTACACAAAGATTAGAGATGCTAAAACTTGCTTCAAAAGATTTAGACTTTGTTAAAATTGAAACATATGAAATTTCAAAACAAACTTCAAGTTTTACATATGATACTGTTAAATATTACAAAGCAAAATATCCAGATTTACAATTCTCTTTTATAATGGGTTCTGACCAATTAGATAACTTTGAAAAATGAGATCACTTTAATGATTTAATTAAAGAAATTGATTTCAAAGTATTTTTAAGAACAAAAGATTTTAATAAAGAAATAGTTGAAAAATATAATTTAGAAACATTTGAGTTTGAAAACAACCACTTAAGTTCTACAAAAATTAGAAAATTAGAAGATTTACATTTACAAATAAAAGAAGTAAATGATTATGTAAATAACAACTTAATGTATTTACATGAAAGAGTTGAAGTTAAAATGGATGAAAAAAGATATTTTCATTCATTAAATGTTGGACAAATGGCTATGGAGCTGGCAAGACTTAACAATGTTGATTTAAACAAAGCTCTTGTTGCAGGAACACTTCACGATATTGCCAAAAGATGAAGTGAAGAAGATATGGAAAAATGCTTAGAAGAAAATGACAAATCTCTTTTAAAAGAACCAAAACCTGTTTGACATTCATTTGTAGGAGCTTATCACTTAGAAAAAGATTGACTTTTTAGTGACAAAGAAATTATAAATTCAGTTTATAATCATACTGTAGGTTCTAGGGAAATGACTACATTAGATATGATTGTTTTTTGTGCAGATAAAATATCTGCAGAAAGAGATTATGAGGGTGTTGAAAACTTAAGATCTCTTGTAAAATCAGATTTAATAACTGGTTTTAAAGAATTGCTAAAAAACCAATATGAAGTTGCTATTCAAAAGCATTCTGAAAATTCAATTGGTGCAAAATTAATTGAGTCTTATAACTATTGAATTAAAGGGGAAAACTAA
- a CDS encoding HAD family hydrolase has translation MKLPYIGSDLDGTVVKNSDFKILDETVNDINEYQKETNNNFFIVTGRAFQNMKHYIKQLNVTLPVISSNGGAITNPVTWEVYFEHVMEKELVIDLLNYSIEHDLDVSLYTATTLSSLKTAERVKTYKQLYGHYPDEDQPEFILYNNYNELIDDVKNDVHRAVKLMYSLDCETEVEKAQQLKDYLKSKDLYHPSTIIQSRILVDAMPKGVNKASGIKKWAEIMNVDLKDIHVIGDNNNDMEMVSELPYGVAVGNAVENLKQVAWKVIDTIDNNGVGKYLKELISKG, from the coding sequence ATGAAATTACCTTATATTGGAAGTGATTTAGATGGAACTGTTGTAAAAAACAGTGATTTTAAAATATTAGATGAAACAGTTAATGATATAAATGAATACCAAAAAGAAACAAATAATAATTTCTTTATTGTAACAGGAAGAGCGTTTCAAAATATGAAACACTATATAAAACAATTAAATGTAACTTTACCTGTAATAAGTTCTAATGGAGGGGCAATTACAAATCCAGTTACTTGAGAAGTTTATTTTGAACATGTAATGGAAAAAGAACTTGTCATTGATTTATTAAACTATTCAATAGAACATGACCTGGATGTATCTTTGTACACTGCAACAACTCTAAGTTCACTTAAAACAGCTGAAAGAGTTAAAACTTATAAACAACTTTATGGTCATTATCCAGATGAAGACCAACCAGAATTTATTTTATATAATAACTATAATGAATTAATTGATGATGTAAAAAATGATGTTCACAGAGCAGTTAAATTAATGTACTCACTTGATTGTGAAACAGAAGTTGAAAAAGCACAACAGTTAAAAGATTATTTAAAATCAAAAGATCTATACCATCCTTCAACAATAATTCAATCAAGAATTTTAGTTGATGCTATGCCAAAAGGTGTGAATAAAGCAAGTGGTATTAAAAAATGAGCAGAAATAATGAATGTTGATTTAAAAGATATTCATGTTATTGGAGATAACAACAATGACATGGAAATGGTAAGTGAATTACCTTATGGGGTTGCAGTTGGAAATGCTGTTGAAAACTTAAAACAAGTCGCTTGAAAAGTTATTGATACAATTGATAACAATGGAGTTGGAAAATACTTAAAAGAACTAATTAGTAAAGGATAA